TAAAAAGAATCATCATCCCAACAACATTAATAATGGTGATATAACTAATTCTAATAAGTGGTCTTATTTGGCTAATGCCTCATTTTTACAATGGACGACTCAAGACGTATTGGGTTTGTTCAAGTATCATCCCGTCCCGTGTTTCTTTGCCGTGTCGTTGTTGTTTTTTATGGGCGTGGAATACACGCTCTGGATGATACCACCCTCTTCACCACCCTTTGATATTGGCTTTGTTGCCACCGTTTATTTACACCGCGTTCTTGAATCTAGTCCTAATCTTAACACCGTTCTTGCCGGTCTTAATACGGTAATATTTAACGACACTTGTCGCAATATTTCCAAatcttattatttttggttatgcTCGAAACTGTTTATTAATAAGTGTTTCACTGTATAGTAAATTAGTAATAAACAGTTTCATATTGTAACCGAACAAGTAATTCAAACATATATGtcagaaaaaagaaatattgaTATAATCTATCAAAAACTTTAATACATGCattttaagttcagattgaatcaGCGAGATATATGGCTAGTTTTAAAAGTGttcgcatatatatatatataaaaaatgttttatttgccgTATCAAAATACAATAAACAGATCGATATGCAATTTAATaacgaaaaaaaaatataagatggtaagaaaagagaaaagaaaaaaagatataaaacgATTCACATGCAAAGGGTTGGTTTTCAATGTCTCACACGtaactaataattaaaagatgaatttaatatttgtttgaattattTGTATGGTATTGAAGGTGTTTGTGGGGATGCAAACAGCGTATATAATCGGAACATGGGTAATTGAAGGACGACCAAGAGCCACCGTGGCAGcgttgttcatgttcacttgCAGAGGGATTTTGGGTTATTCTACACAGCTTCCCTTACCGGAGGTATGTCCGTCCGTCCGTCCGtctatgtatatacatacatttagcTAGCTAGCTTGCACCGGCGGTCCATTCATTAATTAGCTTACAATATtctactcgtattatttatttatttataattattgtgactatatatatatttagtgttAGTATACTTAggttttatgtaaaataaaacaactattaaagtaaaataaataaaataataagtttttatttgtttttattcacTAAATCACTTTGGTTGTCGGTTTTAGAACaaaaggtttttaaaaaaaactgaaattagttattagttattatattactctaaaaatatttattttcgCTATTTCTATGTAAGTGAATTATATTATGAAAATTCAACAAGTATAAAGAAGATTAGATTATAGACATGcatgtataattttaaaaaaatttgatttacaattaaaaactatatttaaaaGCTCTCGTTGGTTGATTAAAACTTTAGGCCaatgattaaattaaatcatttatattaaaataaatttctttttatcaaatattcgAATAACtgataatataattattgaAACTCTAAATAAAGAGCCAAAAACACATCAATCAATTACTCGTATATgctatatataagtttataacgGTTGATAGTAATTTTATGATAtcctttaattaattatgtttttattataggATTGTTCATTTACATAGTATGTAAATTATGGATTTATTGTGCGAGAGAGTATTTTAGTATGGatttaattaaaacaatatGTGTTGAACTTCACGTTATCTGTGAGTAGTTGATATGTTTAGAAAACAAAGcagattttatatttattaaatataagtaaaatTTACAAAAACTTTGAGTACTTAAAATTGTGTAATAAAGATATATCATATGCATTGGCGTGTAACAGTAACAGTGGGTATTATTAGTATCGGCGAAACGTTTAAAAATAGAATTGTAGTTGTATTTAATGCACTTTTTtaacacaaaagaaaaatgttacTGCACGTATATATGTGAAATCCTAGATATGTTAAAATATACTTTACTATGAAATAAAGAATGACAGGATTTGGTGAAAGAAGAtatccatataaatataaagatgtgaCATTTTTATTGGTAACAGTTGACAAATCGGGCAAACTATTAATACGTGTCTACTTTGCCCTCCAACTATTagaacaaatttttttaatacgGTCGACATTCCTTTTTCCAGTGGAACATGTATATGTCATTTTAATTACCACAATTCCACTGTAATACTTTATTatactatttttatttatttttttgccatgtagaaactatatatatatatatatatatatatcttactaCTGTGAGTGTCTTATTttaaaaacccttttttttataagaatcttgagaactcttaaattatatattgaatcacatgtcttttttgtttattcacatgtgaaacattataaaaatacatgttgtagaagaacgtttttttcaaaaccttatatatacccatttgttaacatgtgaacgaaaatgtgaacatattcattcgcaagttcacaaaaggctattttgaaggttttataaaaaaatttcttctacaacatacttttttatatcatttcatattttaatgaaaaaacaaaaatatgtgaacaaatatattattttagaaTTCTCattgttcttaaaaaaaaatagccatTATATATTACagttattttatcattattgAATAAATCTCAGTAATGTTATACGTATCATCATCTTTCTCATccgttttataatttttataaatttacaattaacCGTTTTTTGTATATTCTGTTATCTTCTTGCAACTTTATTATGCTAAAATACAATTCTACATATAGTTGAAAAGGCCAAATATGATTTCTTTTGATCATACCCCACTTGAAAAAAGTTGTGTCAACGTGACTTACCGGCCACCTTTTGAACATTGCACGAGTTTGGTGTGACCAAAAAAGACATAAACCAGTATGAAATGTACTTggtaagaaaaaaaacatggttAAAAACATAAGTTAGAAATAACcaaaattaaaacacaataatctattactcgtatttaaaaaaatgacaacTTAATTGTACGTGTATGAATTTGTTCGATCAGGGATTTTTGGGTTCGGGTGTGGACTTTCCGGTGGGGAATGTCTCGTTCTTCTTGTTCTTTTCGGGTCACGTGGCAGGATCAGTCATTGCATCACTTGATATGAGGAGGATGTGTAGATGGGAGTTGGCATTTCTATTCGACACCTTGAACCTTCTACAGGTGGTGAGGTTGCTTAGCACCAGAGGACACTACACCATTGACTTGGCCGTGGGAGTAGGCGCCGGCATGCTTTTCGATTCCCTTGCTGGAAAATACATGAAGAACGCCACGTTGAGTGATAAAACATCAAATAATAATGGAGATGGGTTGTATACAAGCCGGCCTTTGTTATCTTGACCTCGCTAATTAAGGTCATGAAATCAACTGTTGATATTTGTACAATTTGACAATATATAGCTAGTTTTGTGAAGTACAATtagtttggattttgtttttactttttgttatgGTCTTGTCTACTATGATGAATTTGGGAAAGTCTTCAATTTTCATCATCATGTGTGCCATTTCTTTGGGCAAAGTGCTCCACTGATTGACACATGATATGTGAGCATATATAATTAAGCTTTCATCATATAAATACAAGTGCCTAGCTTGTTGCAATAAAATCTTAAAAGTCTATGAGACACATGAGAATTTAAAATAGTCATAACTTCCTCAAATATTCATATTGTTTGTGAGAAATTTAAATTGTGAGTGTTTAAAGCGAAAATAATTCTTCATTGATGCTAGCTATCATTCCTTGGACAATTTGATCCGCCacattcactttttttttacaaattgtTTAATGAGTTACTTGTTGAAATATCGCTAAAAAAGCCTTTAAAactatacgagagtaagtacccgcgcgttgcggcggtgagatggtgggggtgatagctaggtcagagagtgtgatagtcaaatgtctacGGTCTCCGCCCTccgcccttggatttaaaaaatcttcgaaagtatatcgaatgacatctctaatgaaagagcatgaaattttaagaacacccatacaatttttataatttatcgacatataatttttgagataaaagattttgaatgaattagaggaataaatgatttatggaggagagagaaaaaagatgattagttgagatttgaggagagagaaagggtattatggttattttagataaatatagaatagatgagaggggcattttggggatgtatttaaaatcaatattgaaaatttcaactcaatgttaaaaatttggaaggaatctgctttataatatagtataaataaggTAAATACCTAAC
The Erigeron canadensis isolate Cc75 chromosome 2, C_canadensis_v1, whole genome shotgun sequence DNA segment above includes these coding regions:
- the LOC122588627 gene encoding phosphatidylcholine:diacylglycerol cholinephosphotransferase 1-like, which codes for MSGNKLNRRSVPQTTTTLLKTTPNNNVSINNFNLKKNHHPNNINNGDITNSNKWSYLANASFLQWTTQDVLGLFKYHPVPCFFAVSLLFFMGVEYTLWMIPPSSPPFDIGFVATVYLHRVLESSPNLNTVLAGLNTVFVGMQTAYIIGTWVIEGRPRATVAALFMFTCRGILGYSTQLPLPEGFLGSGVDFPVGNVSFFLFFSGHVAGSVIASLDMRRMCRWELAFLFDTLNLLQVVRLLSTRGHYTIDLAVGVGAGMLFDSLAGKYMKNATLSDKTSNNNGDGLYTSRPLLS